From Entelurus aequoreus isolate RoL-2023_Sb linkage group LG22, RoL_Eaeq_v1.1, whole genome shotgun sequence, one genomic window encodes:
- the LOC133639691 gene encoding small ribosomal subunit protein eS6 isoform X2, translating to MKLNISFPATGCQKLIEVDDERKLRTFYEKRMAAEVGADPLGDEWKGYVVRISGGNDKQGFPMKQGVLTQGRVRLLLSKGHSCYRPRRTGERKRKSVRGCIVDANLSVLNLVIIKKGEKDIPGLTDSAVPRRLGPKRASKIRKLFNLAKEDDVRQYVVRRPLTKEGKKQRSKAPKIQRLVTPRVLQHKRRRIALKKQRTQKNKEEASEYAKLLAKRMKEAKEKRQEQIAKRRRLSSLRASQSKSESSQK from the exons ATGAAG CTAAACATCTCATTCCCGGCTACTGGCTGCCAAAAGCTCATTGAAGTGGATGATGAGCGTAAGCTGCGTACCTTCTATGAGAAGCGTATGGCCGCCGAAGTGGGCGCTGACCCCTTAGGAGACGAGTGGAAG GGCTACGTTGTGCGCATCAGCGGAGGCAATGACAAGCAGGGCTTCCCCATGAAGCAAGGCGTGCTGACTCAGGGCCGCGTGCGCCTGCTGCTCAGCAAGGGCCACTCCTGCTACCGGCCCCGCAGGACCGGCGAGCGCAAGCGCAAGTCTGTCCGTGGCTGCATCGTTGACGCCAACCTTAGCGTGCTCAACTTGGTCATTATCAAGAAAG GCGAGAAGGACATTCCCGGCCTCACTGACAGCGCCGTCCCTCGCCGCCTGGGTCCCAAGAGGGCCAGTAAGATCCGCAAGCTCTTCAACCTGGCCAAGGAGGATGATGTCAGACAGTACGTGGTGAGGAGACCCTTGACCAAGGAAG GCAAGAAGCAAAGATCCAAGGCTCCCAAGATCCAGAGACTGGTGACCCCTCGTGTGCTGCAGCACAAACGTCGCCGTATCGCCCTGAAGAAGCAGCGCACCCAGAAGAACAAAGAGGAGGCATCAGAGTACGCCAAGCTGCTGGCCAAGAGGATGAAG GAAGCCAAAGAGAAGCGCCAGGAACAGATTGCAAAGAGGCGTCGCCTTTCTTCTCTCAGGGCCTCCcaatccaagtcagagtccagcCAAAAGTGA
- the LOC133639691 gene encoding small ribosomal subunit protein eS6 isoform X3, protein MAAEVGADPLGDEWKGYVVRISGGNDKQGFPMKQGVLTQGRVRLLLSKGHSCYRPRRTGERKRKSVRGCIVDANLSVLNLVIIKKGEKDIPGLTDSAVPRRLGPKRASKIRKLFNLAKEDDVRQYVVRRPLTKEGKKQRSKAPKIQRLVTPRVLQHKRRRIALKKQRTQKNKEEASEYAKLLAKRMKEAKEKRQEQIAKRRRLSSLRASQSKSESSQK, encoded by the exons ATGGCCGCCGAAGTGGGCGCTGACCCCTTAGGAGACGAGTGGAAG GGCTACGTTGTGCGCATCAGCGGAGGCAATGACAAGCAGGGCTTCCCCATGAAGCAAGGCGTGCTGACTCAGGGCCGCGTGCGCCTGCTGCTCAGCAAGGGCCACTCCTGCTACCGGCCCCGCAGGACCGGCGAGCGCAAGCGCAAGTCTGTCCGTGGCTGCATCGTTGACGCCAACCTTAGCGTGCTCAACTTGGTCATTATCAAGAAAG GCGAGAAGGACATTCCCGGCCTCACTGACAGCGCCGTCCCTCGCCGCCTGGGTCCCAAGAGGGCCAGTAAGATCCGCAAGCTCTTCAACCTGGCCAAGGAGGATGATGTCAGACAGTACGTGGTGAGGAGACCCTTGACCAAGGAAG GCAAGAAGCAAAGATCCAAGGCTCCCAAGATCCAGAGACTGGTGACCCCTCGTGTGCTGCAGCACAAACGTCGCCGTATCGCCCTGAAGAAGCAGCGCACCCAGAAGAACAAAGAGGAGGCATCAGAGTACGCCAAGCTGCTGGCCAAGAGGATGAAG GAAGCCAAAGAGAAGCGCCAGGAACAGATTGCAAAGAGGCGTCGCCTTTCTTCTCTCAGGGCCTCCcaatccaagtcagagtccagcCAAAAGTGA